A genomic window from Pungitius pungitius chromosome 12, fPunPun2.1, whole genome shotgun sequence includes:
- the fbxw9 gene encoding F-box/WD repeat-containing protein 9: MMSEFRVNVHEPEVGKNGDQGGPSPDPVKSPGIEASVPDLRGLPPAGLPSSADISPSAEASGLLSLPWEMVTQIASHLPAQCVITVLPKVCHALGNVGKDITAWQLRAHRLIGSRIGFPVGPKENFDWPSACLEMEQLITCWTGQAQVVAIQTKEDEEAREKVRLQERAGLYEEPLAGGQEDGREGGVERVGVVAQEAANGADEGMDLAMEGEDDDTQPNVGGDQLARLREGLEGRGIDDADALMEEERDHMMVFGANEGQDGAVHHQANPRNRGNARQLEMEERQPLRSPSPTPALECITLPSDHIAPVNSVLLVGGEGAVCATGSRDWNVKLWDLQTSAGGTLLHTLGGRGDFSTHRGWVWCLASQGPLLASGGFDSTVRLWDLQAGGAERGLIKSGAAVHCLSFQTDVLLAGTFDRRISMYDTRAAEPLVKSLRLHGNAVMCLAADDKYIISGSKDCTVVVYDRRAAKGLKKIRLSSYLLSMSYSGSEVWGGDNSGMLHSFSMQAGTLKPLSQFDVGHTALVTGIHRSAGSLYTGSSDRTVKVHIPCAPPRTLCTLRHLAGVNGLSVEAGVLAVAPGDVNVDIWRPRK; this comes from the exons ATGATGTCTGAGTTTAGGGTCAACGTGCATGAACCGGAAGTGGGGAAGAACGGTGACCAGGGCGGACCGTCTCCTGACCCCGTGAAATCTCCCGGTATTGAAGCTTCTGTACCCGACCTGCGAGG TCTTCCGCCTGCTGGTCTCCCATCATCTGCAGACATTAGCCCCTCTGCTGAGGCCAGTGGCTTGTTGTCGTTGCCATGGGAAATGGTCACGCAAATTGCCTCACACCTTCCTGCTCAGTGTGTCATCACTGTGCTGCCAAAG GTCTGTCATGCATTGGGTAATGTGGGTAAGGACATCACTGCTTGGCAGCTTCGGGCACACAGACTGATAGGATCAAGAATTGGTTTCCCAGTTGGGCCCAAGGAGAACTTTGACTGGCCGTCTGCTTGCCTGGAGATGGAGCAGCTCATAACCTGCTGGACAGGCCAAGCGCAAGTTGTTGCCATACAGACcaaagaggatgaggaggcaAGGGAAAAAGTGAGACTGCAGGAAAGGGCGGGGCTTTACGAGGAGCCCCTTGCAGGGGGACAGGAAGATGGTAGAGAGGGTGGGGTAGAACGGGTGGGAGTGGTAGCGCAGGAGGCTGCGAATGGCGCCGACGAAGGAATGGATTTGGCAATGGAAGGTGAGGATGACGACACGCAGCCTAATGTAGGCGGGGACCAACTGGCAAGATTAAGAGAGGGGTTGGAAGGAAGAGGGATTGATGATGCAGATGCCCTAATGGAAGAAGAAAGGGACCACATGATGGTATTTGGGGCTAATGAAGGGCAAGATGGTGCTGTACATCACCAAGCAAACCCCAGGAATAGGGGAAATGCAAGACAATTAGAAATGGAGGAACGTCAACCCCTCAGAAGCCCGAGCCCGACCCCAGCGCTGGAGTGCATCACCCTTCCTTCAGACCACATTGCCCCGGTCAACTCGGTCCTCCTCGTTGGTGGAGAGGGGGCAGTTTGTGCCACAGGCTCTCGAGACTGGAACGTCAAACTGTGGGATCTACAGACGAGCGCTGGCGGCACACTGCTGCACACGTTGGGAGGACGGGGGGACTTCAGCACTCATCGGGGCTGGGTCTGGTGCCTGGCATCTCAGGGCCCGCTGTTGGCTTCGGGGGGCTTCGACAGCACGGTGAGGCTGTGGGACCTACAGGCTGGTGGGGCCGAGAGAGGCCTGATCAAGTCCGGGGCCGCCGTCCACTGCTTGTCCTTTCAGACCGACGTATTGCTGGCTGGAACGTTTGACCGAAGGATCAGCATGTATGACACCAGAG CTGCTGAACCCCTGGTGAAAAGCCTCCGTCTCCACGGTAACGCCGTAATGTGCCTCGCTGCGGATGACAAGTACATCATCTCTGGGAGTAAAGACTGCACCGTGGTGGTCTACGACCGGAGGGCAGCCAAGGGCTTGAAGAAAATCCGG CTGAGCTCATATCTGCTGTCTATGAGCTACAGTGGTTCTGAAGTGTGGGGGGGAGACAACAGCGGCATGCTCCACTCCTTTTCAATGCAGGCGGGGACTTTGAAGCCTCTGTCCCAGTTTGACGTGGGACACACGGCTCTGGTCACCGGCATCCACCGGTCCGCTGGAAGCCTCTACACCGGCTCGTCCGACCGCACTGTCAAG GTACATATCCCTTGTGCTCCTCCGAGGACACTTTGCACGCTGCGTCACCTTGCAGGAGTTAATGGG CTGAGTGTGGAGGCTGGAGTCCTTGCCGTAGCTCCAGGGGACGTGAACGTGGATATCTGGCGGCCCAGAAAATGA
- the dhps gene encoding deoxyhypusine synthase — MADHRMTVAMEAVLKASGDLPEGTPKIKGYDFNQGVDLQALLDSYMTTGFQASSLGLAIQEINLMIEKRLEPVDEGEGKDSEDHRSKSGCTIFLGYTSNLISSGVRESIRYLVEHKMVDVIVSTAGGIEEDLIKCLAHTYLGEFSLAGKDLRQMGINRIGNLLVPNDNYCKFEDWLMPILDQLLLEQNTQGTRWTPSKMIHRLGKEINNTESVCYWAYKNNIPVFSPALTDGSLGDMLYFHSYKSPGLVLDIVEDIRRINSQAVFAKRTGMIILGGGLIKHHICNANLMRNGANHAVFVNTGQEFDGSDSGARPDEAVSWGKIRSEAKPVKVYADASLVFPLIVAQTFARHADKLTAGRQAD; from the exons ATGGCGGACCACCGCATGACCGTTGCCATGGAGGCGGTCCTCAAGGCAAGCGGCGACCTCCCGGAGGGCACGCCAAAGATCAAAGGCTACGACTTCAACCAGGGGGTGGATCTGCAGGCCCTGCTGGATTCTTACATGACCACCGGCTTCCAGGCCAGCAGCTTGGGTTTGGCCATTCAGGAGATTAACCTCATG ATAGAGAAGCGCCTTGAGCCTGTGGACGAGGGTGAGGGTAAAGACTCGGAGGACCACCGCAGCAAGTCGGGCTGCACCATCTTCTTGGGTTACACTTCAAACCTCATCAGCTCTGGAGTCCGAGAGAGCATCCGCTACCTGGTGGAGCACAAAATG GTGGACGTTATCGTGAGCACAGCTGGAGGCATAGAGGAGGATTTAATCAAGTGTCTGGCTCACACATACTTGGGAGAATTCAGCCTGGCCGGCAAGGATCTCCGCCAGATGGGCATCAACAG GATAGGGAACCTGTTGGTGCCCAATGACAACTACTGTAAGTTTGAAGACTGGCTGATGCCCATCCtcgaccagctgctgctggagcagaaCACTCAG ggcaCCCGTTGGACTCCCTCCAAAATGATCCATCGGCTCGGCAAGGAAATCAATAATACTGAATCTGTCTGCTACTGGGCCTACAAG aATAACATTCCAGTGTTCAGTCCCGCCCTGACGGACGGCTCTCTGGGTGACATGCTCTACTTCCACTCTTACAAGAGCCCCGGCCTGGTCTTGGACATAGTCGAAG ATATTCGCAGGATTAACAGCCAGGCAGTGTTTGCCAAAAGGACGGGAATGATCATCCTCGGGGGAGGGCTGATCAAACACCACATATGCAACGCTAATCTGATG AGAAATGGCGCAAACCACGCGGTTTTTGTGAACACTGGTCAGGAGTTTGATGGCTCTGACTCTGGAGCCAGACCCGACGAGGCCGTATCTTGGGGCAAGATTAGATCAGAAGCCAAACCTGTGAAG GTGTACGCGGACGCCTCTTTAGTCTTTCCTCTGATTGTGGCGCAGACCTTCGCTCGCCACGCCGACAAGCTGACCGCCGGCCGGCAAGCGGATTAA
- the LOC119220808 gene encoding guanine nucleotide-binding protein G(I)/G(S)/G(O) subunit gamma-7-like, translating into MCSSNSVIQVQKLVDQLRVEADKERVKISLTAADLVRYCQEQRRHDPLLAGIAASSNPFKDKKSCVLL; encoded by the exons AtgtgcagcagcaacagtgTTATTCAGGTCCAAAAGCTGGTGGATCAACTTCGGGTGGAAGCGGACAAGGAGCGAGTAAAG ATCTCGCTGACTGCAGCGGACTTGGTCCGGTACTGCCAGGAGCAAAGGCGCCATGACCCGCTGCTCGCCGGCATCGCAGCCTCGTCCAATCCTTTCAAAGATAAGAAGAGCTGCGTGCTGCTGTGA